A single window of Acanthopagrus latus isolate v.2019 chromosome 1, fAcaLat1.1, whole genome shotgun sequence DNA harbors:
- the arfip1 gene encoding arfaptin-1 isoform X3, producing the protein MTEESHRSSAAEIPVTSNGELDQSPETVFQRDSYPSVPGALNLSESSVSPSNYASTTEGIIESGPYKGSASLPTSPVAPVAPNSAVASRLARSSSDSQAEKGPMKAQPKSGAVVLSDDLKNPAMEKLDLVRKWSINTYKCTRQILSEKLGRGSRTVDMELEAQIEVLRDNKRKYQQVIKLAQTLANQLTQMMQTQRQLGDAFADLSLKSPELHEEFGYNADTQKLLAKNGDTLLGAINFFICSVETLVDKTIEDTMLNIKQYEFARVEYDAYRTDLEELNLGPRDATTMPKIEQSQQQFQIHREKYERMRNDVSVKLKFLEENKVKVLHNQLILFHNAIAAYYAGNQQQLEQTLKQFHIKLKMPGGDSPSWLEEH; encoded by the exons ATGACTGAGGAGTCCCATAGAAGCTCAGCCGCTGAGATCCCAGTCACCAGCAACGGAGAACTGGATCAGAGCCCTGAGACAGTTTTCCAGAGG gACTCTTACCCCAGTGTTCCTGGGGCCCTAAACCTTTCAGAGTCCAGTGTCAGCCCCAGCAACTATGCTTCAACAACAGAGGGCATCATTGAATCCGGACCATACAAAG GGTCAGCAAGCCTGCCCACGTCTCCCGTGGCACCTGTAGCTCCCAACTCGGCTGTTGCTAGCCGCCTGGCACGCTCTTCCAGCGATAGTCAGGCTGAGAAAG GCCCGATGAAAGCACAGCCAAAGAGTGGAGCGGTGGTCCTCTCAGATGACTTAAAGAACCCAGCCATGGAAAAACTGGACCTTGTGAGAAAGTGGAGCATCAACACATATAAA TGTACCCGGCAGATCCTGTCAGAGAAGCTGGGTCGGGGCTCCAGGACTGTGGACATGGAGCTGGAGGCTCAAATCGAAGTCCTCCGCGACAACAAGAGAAAGTACCAACAAGTAATCAAGCTGGCTCAGACGCTGGCCAATCAGCTGACCCAGATGATGCAGACGCAGAGGCAGCTGGGCGACGCCTTCGCCGACCTCAGCCTCAAGTCACCAGAACTCCAC GAGGAGTTTGGTTACAATGCTGACACCCAAAAGCTTTTGGCCAAAAATGGAGACACACTGCTGGGTGCAATCAACTTCTTCATCTGCAGTGTTGAGACACTCGTGGACAAAACGATCGAAGACACCATGCTTAATATCAAGCAGTATGAATTCGCCAG GGTTGAGTATGACGCGTACCGTACAGATTTGGAGGAGCTGAATCTGGGGCCACGTGACGCCACCACCATGCCCAAGATCGAGCAGTCCCAGCAGCAGTTCCAGATCCACCGTGAGAAGTACGAGAGGATGCGAAACGACGTCTCCGTCAAGCTGAAGTTCCTGGAAGAGAACAAG GTAAAGGTGTTGCATAACCAGCTCATCCTGTTCCATAATGCCATAGCTGCGTACTACGCTGGAAACCAACAGCAGCTGGAACAGACACTCAAGCAGTTCCACATCAAGTTGAAAATGCCAGGTGGGGACAGTCCATCCTGGCTGGAAGAGCACTAA
- the arfip1 gene encoding arfaptin-1 isoform X4 gives MKAQPKSGAVVLSDDLKNPAMEKLDLVRKWSINTYKCTRQILSEKLGRGSRTVDMELEAQIEVLRDNKRKYQQVIKLAQTLANQLTQMMQTQRQLGDAFADLSLKSPELHEEFGYNADTQKLLAKNGDTLLGAINFFICSVETLVDKTIEDTMLNIKQYEFARVEYDAYRTDLEELNLGPRDATTMPKIEQSQQQFQIHREKYERMRNDVSVKLKFLEENKVKVLHNQLILFHNAIAAYYAGNQQQLEQTLKQFHIKLKMPGGDSPSWLEEH, from the exons ATGAAAGCACAGCCAAAGAGTGGAGCGGTGGTCCTCTCAGATGACTTAAAGAACCCAGCCATGGAAAAACTGGACCTTGTGAGAAAGTGGAGCATCAACACATATAAA TGTACCCGGCAGATCCTGTCAGAGAAGCTGGGTCGGGGCTCCAGGACTGTGGACATGGAGCTGGAGGCTCAAATCGAAGTCCTCCGCGACAACAAGAGAAAGTACCAACAAGTAATCAAGCTGGCTCAGACGCTGGCCAATCAGCTGACCCAGATGATGCAGACGCAGAGGCAGCTGGGCGACGCCTTCGCCGACCTCAGCCTCAAGTCACCAGAACTCCAC GAGGAGTTTGGTTACAATGCTGACACCCAAAAGCTTTTGGCCAAAAATGGAGACACACTGCTGGGTGCAATCAACTTCTTCATCTGCAGTGTTGAGACACTCGTGGACAAAACGATCGAAGACACCATGCTTAATATCAAGCAGTATGAATTCGCCAG GGTTGAGTATGACGCGTACCGTACAGATTTGGAGGAGCTGAATCTGGGGCCACGTGACGCCACCACCATGCCCAAGATCGAGCAGTCCCAGCAGCAGTTCCAGATCCACCGTGAGAAGTACGAGAGGATGCGAAACGACGTCTCCGTCAAGCTGAAGTTCCTGGAAGAGAACAAG GTAAAGGTGTTGCATAACCAGCTCATCCTGTTCCATAATGCCATAGCTGCGTACTACGCTGGAAACCAACAGCAGCTGGAACAGACACTCAAGCAGTTCCACATCAAGTTGAAAATGCCAGGTGGGGACAGTCCATCCTGGCTGGAAGAGCACTAA